The genomic region CTTTGAGGCCACGCACGCTGACGTAACGGTAATCCAGGAGGGTCTCGGGGTTGACGTGCCACTGCACTTTGGGCAGCTCAACGGGGCTGGGTTCCACGGCTCTGGAGAGCACTTCCAGTTCGGAAATCTGGATTTCGTAACCGCCGGGGGCTTTGGGGTGCTGGACGACTTTGCCCTTCACTTGCACCACCGATTCGGCAATGGGAATCTCCAGTTGAGAACCCACACACTGCACGATGCCCGTGCGGTCCCTGAGGGTCAGGAATTGCACCCCCCCGAGGTCACGTCGGGAGTACACCCAGCCTTTGAGCAGCACGGTTTCTCCGTTGTGCTGGCTGAGGTCCTGAACCAGGGTTCTCTGAAGTTGTTCGACTGCAGTCTCGGGCATGGTTGTCTCCTCCACGAAAAACCCCCCGTTTGATACGGGGGGCTTCAGCTCAAAACACTGCCTACGCCACCCGGTGGTGACGATTATCATCATTATTCACGGTGGCGGCAAGGCATTTCACTTAACGGGTACAGTAAAGAATTCAGGGTGCTGGCGTCAAGAGAGCAAACTAGACAGAGGGCGCTTCAGGCAAAGCAAAAGCCTTCATGGAAGCGACAAACCTGACCCTCTCTGACCAGACCAAACCTTTTGAGCAATGAATGCTTTCGCTGAATCAAGCTGGCGATCCAGAAACATCCTGTTGTGATTTTGCCTTTGCTGGACAAAGGTGGTGTTTGAGATGTGTTTCAATGCTTGTGAAAATTTTATTGTTTTTATGGCACAATCAGGGTTGGATTGAAGCGTACAGCATACCCTTTTCAGGTCAAAATCAAGTAATCTTAGACCATGCTCAAAGTCATCACCGATTCGACCTGTGATCTTCTTCCAGAACAGGTAGAAGCCCACCACCTGACCGTGGTTCCCCTGTACGTGAACTTCGACGGAAAACTTCACAAAGACCGTCTGGAAATCAACACCCCTGACATCTTCAATGGGGTCAAGGCAGGCAAAAAAATCCCCTCCACCAGCCAACCCTCCCCAGAGGATTTCAAAGCGGTTTATGACAATGCCCTGATGCTTTCAGACCATGTGCTGTCGGTGCACATCTCCAGCAAAATGTCTGGCACCGCCCAGAGTGCCACCATTGCGGCCAAAGAATTTCCTGGCAAAGTCACGGTTTTTGATTCTGAAACCGTTTCTGTGGGTCTGGGCATGATGGCCATGCGGGCCAGCGACATGGCCTGGATGGGTGGTCGCCTTGAAGACATCGTGGCCACCCTTGAAAAAATCCGCCAGAAGCAAAGCATCCGGTTTACCGTCGACACCCTGGAATTTTTGCGCTTGAATGGTCGCATTGGTGGAGCACAGGCCCTGCTTGGCAGCTTGCTCAACATCAAACCCCTGCTGGCGGTCAAAGCAGGCCGCGTGGAAGCTGCAGGGCGGGTGCGTGGGCGTCCACAGGCCCTCAAAGAGCTGCAAAACCATGTGGCCAAATACGTGCAGGAAAATGGCCCGAGCCGCCTGTGCATGATTGACACCCCTGGAGCTGAAGAAGAAGCCCGCACCATGGCAGAAGCCCTTCGTGCCACTGGAGTGGAAGTGGTGGGCGTGAATCAACTGGGGGCCGTGGTGGCCACCCACGCAGG from Deinococcus misasensis DSM 22328 harbors:
- a CDS encoding DegV family protein codes for the protein MLKVITDSTCDLLPEQVEAHHLTVVPLYVNFDGKLHKDRLEINTPDIFNGVKAGKKIPSTSQPSPEDFKAVYDNALMLSDHVLSVHISSKMSGTAQSATIAAKEFPGKVTVFDSETVSVGLGMMAMRASDMAWMGGRLEDIVATLEKIRQKQSIRFTVDTLEFLRLNGRIGGAQALLGSLLNIKPLLAVKAGRVEAAGRVRGRPQALKELQNHVAKYVQENGPSRLCMIDTPGAEEEARTMAEALRATGVEVVGVNQLGAVVATHAGPGTIGYGIEPINL